A single genomic interval of Fusarium verticillioides 7600 chromosome 8, whole genome shotgun sequence harbors:
- a CDS encoding alpha-N-arabinofuranosidase: protein MQLKFLSSALLLSLTGNCAAQDTNDIPPLITDLWSADPSAHVFEGKLWVYPSHDIEANVVNGTGGAQYAMRDYHTYSMKTIYGKDPVIDHGVALSVDDVPWAKQQMWAPDAAYKNGKYYLYFPAKDKDEIFRIGVAVSNKPSGPFKADKSWIPGTYSIDPASYVDTNGEAYLIWGGIWGGQLQAWQDHKTFNESWLGDKAAPNGTNALSPQIAKLSKDMHKITETPRDLVILAPETGKPLQAEDNKRRFFEGPWVHKRGKLYYLMYSTGDTHFLVYATSKNIYGPYTYQGKILDPVDGWTTHGSIVEYKGQWWLFFADAHTSGKDYLRQVKARKIWYDKDGKILLTRPKI, encoded by the coding sequence ATGCAGCTCAAGTTTCTGTCTTCAGCATTGTTGCTGTCTTTGACCGGCAATTGCGCTGCGCAAGACACTAATGATATCCCTCCTCTGATCACCGACCTCTGGTCTGCGGATCCCTCGGCTCATGTTTTCGAGGGCAAACTCTGGGTTTACCCATCTCACGACATCGAAGCCAATGTCGTCAACGGCACCGGAGGCGCTCAGTACGCCATGAGAGATTATCACACCTATTCCATGAAGACCATCTATGGAAAAGATCCCGTTATCGACCATGGCGTCGCTCTGTCAGTCGATGATGTCCCATGGGCCAAGCAGCAAATGTGGGCTCCTGACGCAGCTTACAAGAACGGCAAATATTATCTCTACTTCCCCGCCAAGGATAAAGATGAGATCTTCAGAATTGGAGTTGCTGTCTCCAACAAGCCCAGCGGTCCTTTCAAGGCCGACAAGAGCTGGATCCCCGGTACTTACAGTATCGATCCTGCTAGCTATGTCGACACTAATGGCGAGGCATACCTCATCTGGGGCGGTATCTGGGGCGGCCAGCTTCAGGCCTGGCAGGATCACAAGACCTTTAATGAGTCGTGGCTCGGCGACAAAGCTGCTCCCAACGGCACCAACGCCCTATCTCCTCAGATCGCCAAGCTAAGCAAGGACATGCACAAGATCACCGAGACACCCCGCGATCTCGTCATCCTGGCCCCCGAGACAGGCAAGCCCCTTCAAGCAGAGGACAATAAGCGACGATTTTTCGAGGGGCCCTGGGTTCACAAGCGCGGCAAGCTGTACTACCTCATGTACTCTACCGGCGACACGCACTTCCTCGTCTACGCGACTTCCAAGAACATCTACGGTCCTTATACCTATCAGGGCAAGATTCTCGACCCTGTTGATGGGTGGACTACGCATGGAAGTATTGTTGAGTACAAGGGACAGTGGTGGTTGTTCTTTGCGGATGCGCATACTTCTGGAAAGGATTATCTGAGACAGGTTaaggcgaggaagatctggtatgacaaggatggcaagattTTGCTTACTCGTCCTAAGATTTAG
- a CDS encoding GTP-binding protein YchF, with product MAPKKPEPVIDNVVAFGRVRKNLKMGCVGLPNVGKSSLFNLLTEQSAAAENYPFCTIEPNEARCAVPDARYDFLCDLWKPPSMYPAYLQVTDIAGLIKGASQGEGLGNAFLSHIQAVDGMFHIVRAFDNDQVLHVDDSIDPVRDLDTIQSELCKKDLDILAKQIVAEELIVKKAGGKYKMLPLFTETTTKIKEMLEKDQPVRDGSWTPAEIALINEKIQLITTKPVIYLVNLTMKDYLRQKCKYLPGIAKWVTEHGGTPRDIIPFSIEFEEKLHSLKDDPDAQAEFLKDIKVKSKLDKIITEGFTKLGLQYYFTAGEKEIRCWTIPRGCLAPQAAGAIHSDFERGFIKAEVVAYQDFHDLCEGQKSMGPIKAAGKYRQEGKSYVVQDGDIIHFQFNVSNKK from the exons ATGGCTCCCAAGAAACCCGAACCCGTTATCGATAATGTCGTCGCCTTTGGACGAGTTcgcaagaacttgaagatggGATGCGTCGGTCTTCCTAATGTCGGAAAGTCGAGCTTGTTCAACCTCTTGACGGAGCAGAGTGCTGCGGCGGAGAATTATCCTTTTTGTACGATTGAGCCTAATGAGGCGAGATGTGCTGTTCCCGATGCGAGATAT GACTTTTTGTGTGATCTGTGGAAGCCTCCTTCTATGTACCCTGCTTATCTTCAGGTCACCGACATTGCTGGTCTGATCAAGGGAGCTTCTCAGGGAGAAGGTCTTGGAAATGCCTTCTTGTCCCATATCCAGGCCGTTGATGGCATGTTCCATATTGTTAG AGCATTCGATAATGATCAGGTCTTGCACGTCGACGACTCGATTGACCCTGTTCGGGATTTGG ACACCATCCAAAGCGAGCTCTGCAAGAAGGATCTAG ACATTCTCGCGAAGCAAATCGTGGCCGAGGAGCTaatcgtcaagaaggctggtgGCAAGTACAAGATGCTGCCTCTTTTCACTGAGacaacaaccaagatcaaagaa ATGCTGGAAAAGGACCAACCAGTCCGAGATGGAAGCTGGACACCCGCCGAGATCGCCCtcatcaacgagaagatccagctcatcaccaccaagcccGTCATTTACCTCGTCAACTTGACAATGAAGGACTACCTTCGACAGAAATGCAAGTACCTCCCCGGTATTGCCAAGTGGGTTACTGAGCATGGTGGTACACCCCGCGATATCATTCCTTTTTCGATTGAGTTCGAGGAGAAGCTACACAGCTTGAAGGATGACCCTGATGCTCAGGCCGAGTTcctcaaggacatcaaggtTAAGTCAAAGCTGGACAAGATTATCACCGAAGGATTCACAAAGCTCGGACTGCAATACTACTTCACAG CtggtgagaaggagattCGATGCTGGACTATTCCCCGGGGTTGCTTGGCACCACAAGCAGCCGGTGCTATCCACAGTGACTTCGAGAgaggcttcatcaaggctgaagtTGTCGCTTATCAAGACTTCCACGATCTCTGCGAAGGACAAAAGTCCATGGGCCCCATCAAAGCAGCTGGCAAGTaccgccaagaaggaaaatcATAT GttgttcaagatggagatatcATCCACTTCCAGTTCA ACGTTTCGAATAAGAAATAA